The genomic segment CCGACCTGCTGAAAATCAACGTGGGCCATGTTGCCGTGCTGAAGCACCGCGCGCTGGCGGTGCTCAGAACTTGCGACGATTTTCTGGATGCCATCAGCGACTGGCTCGATACCCATTGAGCTGGCTATGGGCACTGCTTCGCAATGACTACTCATGAATAACAGCCTGACCGCCAAACGGGCGCGACGACAAGTGCGCCTGCACGATCGCCGAATATCCGACCCGGTGTCGCGCCTGGCGTTGGCAACGCTGGGTACGCCATCGCCCGCGACCGTGTGCGACCAGTACCAGTCCGAGCTGGCGTCGTTCATCGATCTTGAGCTTGCCGGCCATACTACTGACCGCAGCGCTCATCAGCCGCTCATGGTTCATCTGGCGACGTGTATGGACTGCATGGCAATGTATGTTGAACTGCTGGAAAGCGGTGTAGCGGAGTTACACGAGGAGTATGCGGCAGATCAACCGGTGCGACTCGATCTCAAGTTCCTGAACGACCTGCTATGAATCCCTCAGCGAAATTGCAGGCGTTGCGCGATCTGCTACAACGCCGTCCGAATGCGCCGGCAACAGCGCGGCATCTGGCTGGCGCCCTTACCGGTACCAACCCGGGCGATCATGTGCTGGATGAATTGGCCGCTTACGTGGATGACGAGCTGGCCGGTGTTCCGGTTGCGCAGGCACGGCCGGTGGTCAAACAGCATCTCGATCGTTGCGAATCGTGTTCGGGTCTTTACCTTGAACTGCTACAAGCGGGACTCGACGAGCTTGAGCTCCCGGTTCAGCCGGCGGGCGCGCCGAAACCCGATCTGTCATTTTTACCATCGGTACCCCCACTGACCTACATCGCGCAACAGATCGCCGAGCGAATTCTGACGCGGCTGGCTCCCGGTCAGTTGCCTCGTCTCGGGCGACTGGCCGGGCCATTCTTCCGGCAACTGGCCGGCGCAGGCACGCTCGACCTCGGGCACGCGTACAAGGCAACACTGAGCAGCGAACCGGTCGAGGCGTTTCAGGTGCTCGTGTTCGCGTACTTCACCAGCCAGACCCTGGCGACAGAACTGCCCGCTGAACACAGTTCGGATTGGGATGGCAGCGTCGCAATGGCCGCTGACGCAGTGACGCAACAGATGCGCATACCCCTCCCTGTCGCACAGAAGCTGGCGCAGGCTTATGCGCTTGACGCTGCGGAATGGCAGTCTACCCTGCGCAAGAGCCGCTAACCGCGCGGCTCTTCCGCTGCGACGTCACGTGGCTGATATCGTCATTCGCTTCTGGCGGCAGACCTATTACGACGATCCGCGGGTCTTTCAGGCACAGGCGATCCACAGCCCGGTGCCCATTCAAACCGGCGAGTTCCGCGTAGATATCGGGCGCCAGCTTGACGATCTGCGCGAGGCGTTGGAAACCGAGATCCGACTCAGCCAGTTCTTCGAGGGATCGAATGCAAGTACCACGTCAATCCAGACCAATCTGGGACTCCAGCTCTTCGGCCTGCTCCCGCTGTCATTTCAGGCCAGCCTGCCACGCGCCGTGCAAGCGGTTGCCACGCGCCGGAACATCCTGCGTCTGGTGCTGGAAGCTGAGACCGGCGACTCCGCCGTAAACCTCCTCAGCCTGCCATGGGAACTGCTGTTCCATCGTACCCCGCTGTTCGCAGCACACTCCTCTCAGCTGCGCATCGTCCGTCGCATTCGAGGCGCCGCGCGGCGTTCAGCGTCGCAGCTCAGACACCCGCTGCAGCTCGTCCACGTGGTGGCTGAACCCGCAGAATGGCCGATCGATCCGCAACTGCGTGCCACCGAGCAGGACGCCATTCGCGACGCAGTGCCAGCCGGAAAGTATACGTTGGTAACTGATCCGGGTTCACTGGAGCGTTTACGCACCGCCGTGGAGCAACGCCAGGCAAACACGATTCACTTTCTCGGGCACGGGGTATCCCGCGCACCGAACGGAACCGAAGGGCACCTGCTATTCGCCGGTCCAAATGGAGAAACACAGCATATTACGGGCGGACAGCTGCAGCACGTACTCGGCAGTGCGGCAGGTATTCAACTCGTGGTTCTGAGCGCATGCGGGAGCGGATCGACAGGCGGAGTGGCGCTAGACATGGCGCGCAGTGGATTCCCGTATGTGGTGGCTATGCAGGGGCCAATAACACAGGAAGCCGCTGGCGTGTTCATCCCGGAGTTTTATGCAGCCCTGCAGGCTCAGGGCGATGTTGCTTCCGCGGTAGCCGCAGGCCGTTCGGCGCTAGCGACCCGGTTGTCCCGGACGCTGGATTGGTGCCTCCCCATTCTGTATGTCAACGAAGGTATAGAAGACGAAACCCAGCTCTCGGGGTTGGTCACAACGGTTGGCGGCTGGCTCGGCCAACCGGATATTCTGCACCAGCTAGCTTATGGCAATGCGATGTTCGGTGCCATGCACCTCCTCACCGGCTCTATGCTGTGGCTTAGCGACCGTCATCCCCGACTGCCGGATTCGCAGGTCATGGCGGTGCTGACAGCCATTGCGGGAGCAGCGGCGTTGTTGCAGGCATGTTTGGCGTGCGTGAAATTGAACGTCGGCGGCAGCAACCGTCCGCGAGAGGCACCTCAGCAACCGGGCGAGCGCATTGCCCTGTTCTTGCGCGCCTGGGCCGCATCGGCCATGGGCGTTGGCATGGGGATGATCTACGTGGGAATGGCCAGCGTGCTGCTTGCGGGGCTGGGAACTTGGGCCGAGTGGAGCATTCTGGCACAAGGTGTGGCTTTGTCATTCGGCTTACTCGCTTTACTGCTACTTGGCTACCAGCAATCGCTCGGCCACACACAGGGAATCCTCAATAGCGCCCGAGTGTCGCCTCTTGCTCCCGACTGGCGTGAAGGACTGCTTATCATAGCGGGTTATGTGCTGCTATGCATGCCCTGGGCTGCTGTCCAACTGATGGCCGAACTGATCTCGCCTCCCATGGGCAACCTGCTGATCGGCGGCATCTGTCTAGCCCTGGCAGCCTTGTTGGAGCGGGATCCGAGAACGTGACTTGAACAGCACATGCTTGATTGGCAGGCTGGCGCAATGAGGTCGCCTGTGGTGGACATGCTCTGTCAATACAGGGACAGTCAAAGCCGGGGATTTTCGCGGCGATGCAGAAGCCGTCCGCACGACTAACAACCAGTGGGTCGCGGCGCAAAGGCTGCAGAAGATCACCAGCCTAGAGCGAATTCCGAATCAGTCTATGAAGCGGTAGAGCCACAGTGAGCGAGCCAAGCCTGTGCATCGGCTTCGGCAAGGGGGGCCAAGGCCATGCCAAATCAAATTCTGGTTGGATTCGTGGCGTGTGCCGTCTGGTGCACACAGAGCGTCATATTGACATTCCCACTTTCGTGGGAAGGCCAGTCCCAATGCGCTGATTCCATCGCTTTCAACTGACTAGGCAATTGCAATAACGGTGTCCCCGATCACGGCGAATGCTCAATTCACCGTGGTGCTCCAATCGGTCTTACCGGTTGCTCTGTGTCCTGCTCCGCACGCTCTGCATCGTCTGCTCGACATAGCCGCCGAAACGCTCCTCGGTCCACGGGTCGCCGTGCATGTGGTAGCCATACATCTCCCAGAAGCCTGGCGCGTCTTGCGGCATGAGTTCGAAGCCGCGCAGCCATTTGCTGCTCTTCCAGAAGTAGAGCTTCGGCACCACCAGGCGCACCGGGCCGCCGTGCTCCGCCGTCAGCGGCTGGCCGTTGTGCTTCAGCGCCACGATCACGTCGTCGTCCAGCAACTCGTCGATCGCGATATTGGTTGTGTAGTCCGGGTCGGCGTG from the Chloroflexota bacterium genome contains:
- a CDS encoding CHAT domain-containing protein, whose amino-acid sequence is MADIVIRFWRQTYYDDPRVFQAQAIHSPVPIQTGEFRVDIGRQLDDLREALETEIRLSQFFEGSNASTTSIQTNLGLQLFGLLPLSFQASLPRAVQAVATRRNILRLVLEAETGDSAVNLLSLPWELLFHRTPLFAAHSSQLRIVRRIRGAARRSASQLRHPLQLVHVVAEPAEWPIDPQLRATEQDAIRDAVPAGKYTLVTDPGSLERLRTAVEQRQANTIHFLGHGVSRAPNGTEGHLLFAGPNGETQHITGGQLQHVLGSAAGIQLVVLSACGSGSTGGVALDMARSGFPYVVAMQGPITQEAAGVFIPEFYAALQAQGDVASAVAAGRSALATRLSRTLDWCLPILYVNEGIEDETQLSGLVTTVGGWLGQPDILHQLAYGNAMFGAMHLLTGSMLWLSDRHPRLPDSQVMAVLTAIAGAAALLQACLACVKLNVGGSNRPREAPQQPGERIALFLRAWAASAMGVGMGMIYVGMASVLLAGLGTWAEWSILAQGVALSFGLLALLLLGYQQSLGHTQGILNSARVSPLAPDWREGLLIIAGYVLLCMPWAAVQLMAELISPPMGNLLIGGICLALAALLERDPRT